The Magnolia sinica isolate HGM2019 chromosome 9, MsV1, whole genome shotgun sequence sequence GTTGATAATTTCTTGAAAATACTTCACACCCATTTATTCTAATTCTGTCATTGTTTTTGGGATTTTGAAAGTTTTAGTGATTCGATCCATTTCTTGTTGGATTTGGATCCGTTTGCGATAGATTGATCAAATGTTTTCCGACCCATTTCAGTTCATCCTTTGATCTCTCACTTGAATTTTCACAATTCGGTGCATTTGTTGCTGAATTAGAATTGGTTTATGGTAGATTCTTGAAAAATCTTCACACCCATTTGTTCTACTTCTCTAATCTTTGTTGGGAAGTTGAATTTTTTGTAATTTGATCCATTTCTTGTCGGATATGGATTGGTTTTTTATGGATTAGTTGAAGATGTCCAACCCATTCTGTCTCCTTCTTTGATCTTTAATGGTCACTTGAATTTTCTTAACTCCGTGCTTTCATCCCCGAATCAGAATTAGTTAATGGTAGATTCTTGAAAAGTCTTCACACCCATTTGTTCTACTTCTCTAATCTTTGTTGGGAAGTTGAAATTTTTGTAATTTGATCCATTTCTTGTCGGATTTGGATCGATTTTTTATGGATTAGTTGAAGATATCCCAACCCATTCTGTCTCCTTCTTTGATCTTTGATGGTTACTTGAATTTCCGCAATTTGGTGCATTCGTTGTCGAATTCGAATCGGTTTAAGCTAGTTCTTGAAAATTCTCCCAACCCATTTCTTCTCCTTCAAATATCTCTGATGGGTATTTGAAATGTTTGAATTTGAATGCATTTGTAGCCAGCTTCCGCTTTTGATGAATTCCTGATGAATATATGAAAATTTCATAACTCAGATGCATTCACATTGAATTTTTGATTTGTGAACGGTGTTTGATCTGTTCTTCCCACCAAAGTTTCATCCTGGTTTGTTCAGATAGAAGCCAGCTGCTAGAATTCTGATTCTTTCAATTTGGAGTTGTTTTCGGATTAGAGTCACAGCGCCCACTGTCACCCCTCTTTGGTGTTTTTAGATCACAGATTCCATTTTGGACGTTGGAGatcaacggattggatttgtTCTAAGGGTAGATTGAATTTGAGAACtagttttttttccccccctgTTTTCAGCTACATGTTTGGACTGAATTCGAGTTTGGATCGATAGTTTATTCAGCGGTagatttttttaatcccatctcgACTTTGAACTCTTGCACTCGAAGTGATTTTTTGCAGAAATCACTGGCCTGATGAGGATTTTCAAGTTTTCTCCATTGCTAGTCGGCTTTTCTGTTGCTATTCTGATTTTTGTGATTAGTCTTGCGGTTTCAGGAACTTTTTCTAACTCTCTCTTTCGCAGTGGATTCTCGGTCACAACTGGAGATGTAGAATTCGTGAAAATAATTCCGTCGAAGCGACCCGGCGATCCGCCTATCTTTGCTTATTGGATTTCGGGCACTCGCGGTGAGAAGGAGAAGATCTTGAGGCTTCTGAAGGCGGTCTATCATCCGCGAAACCAATACCTATTGCATCTTGATGCTGGCGCTTCAACTTGGGAGAGGAATCAGTTATCCCTCTCGGTTCAATCCAAACGGGTTTTTTCAGCTTTCGGAAATGTCAATGTGGTTGGTCGAGCTTACGCTGTTGATCAGACAGGTTCATCGGCTCTTGCCGCCACACTCCACGCGGCGGCTGTTCTGCTTAAGATTAGCTTGGATTGGGATTGGTTCATCACATTGAGTGCTTCTGATTATCCAATTGTAACTCAGGACGGTAAGCTGCTACAATGAGCTCTGTTGCCATGACTTCATTgccgcgtttggatgcacaagtgaattgaattgcaaactaAAGTTAATGATGCTTCATAGCAGTTACAGAGAGGAAGTAGCAAAGTTTTAAGACTTGGCAACTCAGATCGACTCGTTTGGTCCTGAGTCGAGCCGTGGCTCAGCTGAGTCGGCGAGTGACCCCCTATTTTCAATTCTGACTTGTGGTGTGGAACATCGTACTGAGTCTGAGTCGACGCAGATGAGTTGCGCTCGTCCGATTCAAACATTGATATGTTTGGTCATAGTTGTGCTGATTGAGTTGAGTAGACTCAGTGAGTTTGGGAGGATCATTCATCAAGTTTTTAACTTGGGTTTTGGGTCTCTCTCCTTTGAATTATGTAGATTTGAAGTTTGAACAGTCAGCTTGATATGGATGGCCTCCTTTGAAACttcctaggaaaaaaaaaacattcacatatgtgggacccacagggaAGTTACCCCCTGAATCTCCCCCATTGGATGATCCTACACTTACTGAACCATGGTTTTTTAATTGTCCATTTCCATTGGATGGCCAGGATCATTGATGGATGAGACCTCAAactattgatcatcccttaaacTAAAGTTGGGACCCACCCATATCTTGCTGGGGTGGAACAAAAAACTGGGTCCCACCTTCTAATGTTTTCTCTGCATTAATAAAATTGATACACATGCCAGCTATTGTTGTTGTTTAGATCTTTTTGGCCTATTGTTAATCAATAGTTAGATTTTCTTTGCAGATCTCCTGCATGCTTTCACTTCTTTGCCAAAGGACCTAAATTTTATTCAACAAAGGAAGGAGTAAGGATTCTGTGAAATCATGAACTCTGTTTCTCTTATtcccatggttaaaagacttggtAACTCGGACCGACTGAGTCGGACTCGCTGAGTTAGGGCTGAAATAGCCCAACTCGCCCGAGTCAGGGGTGACTTGTGATATCGGACCGGATCAAGTCCTACCAAGTCCAAGTTTACTAAGATGAGTCGCATTAGACTCGTCTATCAACGCCTTAAAACCATGCTTATTTAGCTCTAACAGTTATTTATGAAACTAATATCTGTTTTTGCCTGTGAATTTCAATTTGTGAAGGTATCGAATGACTAATCTGATAGTTGTCGACCGAAATCTCTACTCATCGAAGAATACCCGAGTGCTTGATTCCAACGAAATACGATCAACGCCTGATGCCTTCAAGATCTTTGAAGGTAAGCTTCTAATGCACCAAGAACAATAATAGCGTGGTTTTTCAAATTGTGGAGATAAAAACTTTTCAGAAGTTCGGACTATAAGATTAAATATATCCAAATTTCTAAAGAggaaaaaaatcttacaattaaAATTTACCAGATTAAAGTTGTTTAGAAATTGTCATTTTATTGATACCGATCTTCCTAATTTAGGAAGTCCTCACAATACTACTCAAGATGGAGGAAAGTAGTGAGCCAAACACGTTAATCCTTAAGAGTAGTAGGAAGAGAACTGAAGAGCCATCCTGCTTTATCCCATGCATTTGTATTTATAAGAAGTAATAAAGATTTTAAGAAAACATCAATTATAGTATTCTACTATTCTACAGTATTTTGCATGTTGCACTATATTAGAATTTTATCATCCTACTTTATCCCATGCATTTGTATTTCATCGAATCCTTCCACTGTCATATGCATCCACCAAACACCCAATGCCCATGCAAATTAAGTGGTGGATCACCATATTATTACTAAGTACGATCAAAACCCTTTTTAGCAATTAAAACAAAAGTTTAATAGTTGAAAATATTTGCAAACATTTTAAAACCTTTCAAGTGATAGTCCTAGAGGCAAAATCACTTGATGAACATCTGTCTTTAAGGTCCAAGCGTAAGTTTTTAAAAAACTAGTGGATCCCATGTTAGCTTACTTCGGACAATAATGGATGCGCTCAACTACACCCACTTTTAATGGCCACGTAACGATCTCGTAAGGCAAAAAGACCTTGGGCCATCATATATCCTTAGGTCTAAGGATTAATTAGATCTATGACATCCTCAGGTCGATCATAATTCAGGCATAATAGGCCACCTGGCTTGGAAACTTGACCTTGATCCACTAATTTTAGGCTATGTTGATAGACCTATTTGTAACCATATGCATGATGTATCCATCCTGagttattaaggtgggcccatcagTCAACGGtgagatcactgaaccatggcccaCCTGGACTGACTGGGTGTCCTTAAATATTGTTGTATTCATGTAACAGGTTCTCCATGGACGATCCTAAGCAGGCCTTTCATGGAATACTGCTTGCATGGCTGGGATAACCTCCCAAGGAAGCTGCTCATGTACTTTACCAATGTGGCCCACCCTTTGGAAGCCTACTTCCAAACAGTCCTATGCAACTCACCTCAATTCCAAAACACCACTATTAGCAATTATCTGTGGTACATTGAGCTGGACACACCTCcacaggtgggcccacatgccctcagcatggcccactatgatgtgatgGTAGGAAGTGGGGCCGCCTTTGCCCGCCCTTTCAAGGAAGGCGACATAGTGCTACAGAAGGTCGACGAGCACATCCTAAGGCGCCCGTCGGATGACGTGGTCCCCGGGAAGTGGTGTTCGGGCTGTTGGAAGGAAGGCGCATGCTCGAAGTGGGGTGGCATAGATATGGTGGAGCCAGGCCCATATGGGAAGAAGCTCAAACGGTTCGTGTCAAAGCTTGCTGCTGAGAGACTCCAATCAAGCCA is a genomic window containing:
- the LOC131256661 gene encoding beta-glucuronosyltransferase GlcAT14A-like; translated protein: MRIFKFSPLLVGFSVAILIFVISLAVSGTFSNSLFRSGFSVTTGDVEFVKIIPSKRPGDPPIFAYWISGTRGEKEKILRLLKAVYHPRNQYLLHLDAGASTWERNQLSLSVQSKRVFSAFGNVNVVGRAYAVDQTGSSALAATLHAAAVLLKISLDWDWFITLSASDYPIVTQDDLLHAFTSLPKDLNFIQQRKEYRMTNLIVVDRNLYSSKNTRVLDSNEIRSTPDAFKIFEGSPWTILSRPFMEYCLHGWDNLPRKLLMYFTNVAHPLEAYFQTVLCNSPQFQNTTISNYLWYIELDTPPQVGPHALSMAHYDVMVGSGAAFARPFKEGDIVLQKVDEHILRRPSDDVVPGKWCSGCWKEGACSKWGGIDMVEPGPYGKKLKRFVSKLAAERLQSSQCNSNR